From Pleuronectes platessa chromosome 17, fPlePla1.1, whole genome shotgun sequence, one genomic window encodes:
- the atp6v1d gene encoding V-type proton ATPase subunit D has translation MSGKDRIDVFPSRMVQTIMKARLKGAQTGRNLLKKKADALSMRFRQILRKIIETKTKMGEVMREAAFSLAEAKFAAGDFSTTVIQNVNKAQVKVRAKRDNVAGVTLPVFEHYQEGGDSYELTGLARGGEQVSRLKRNYARAVELLVELASLQTSFVTLDEAIKITNRRVNAIEHVIIPRIERTLTYIITELDEREREEFYRLKKIQEKKKQLRERTELEIAARLAKLGPIAEPSNMLMEEMDEDMLFE, from the exons ATGTCCGGAAAGGACAGGATCGACGTTTTCCCCTCCAGGAT GGTTCAGACCATCATGAAAGCTCGGCTGAAAGGGGCGCAGACCGGCCGCAACCTGCTCAAGAAGAAAGCCGACGCCCTCTCCATGCGCTTCCGTCAGATCCTTCGCAAGATTATTGAG ACCAAGACCAAGATGGGGGAGGTGATGAGAGAGGCGGCCTTTTCTCTGGCCGAAGCCAAATTTGCAGCTGGAGACTTCAG CACAACTGTAATCCAGAATGTCAACAAAGCCCAAGTGAAGGTCCGAGCCAAGAGAGACAACGTGGCAG gTGTCACCCTGCCGGTGTTTGAGCACTACCAGGAAGGCGGTGACA GTTATGAACTGACCGGTCTGgccagaggaggagagcaggtcTCCAGGTTGAAGAGGAACTACGCCagagctgtggagctgctggtggagctggcCTCCTTACAG ACATCCTTCGTCACTCTGGACGAAGCCATAAAAATCACCAACCGCAGAGTGAATGCTATCGAGCATG TGATTATCCCGAGGATTGAGCGCACCCTCACCTATATCATCACAGAGCTGgacgagagagagcgagaggagttCTACAG gctGAAAAAGAtccaagagaagaagaagcagctcagGGAAAGGACCGAACTGGAGATCGCGGCGCGCCTGGCTAAGCTGGGTCCCATCGCGGAGCCCAGCAACatgctgatggaggagatggatgaGGACATGCTATTCGAGTGA